Proteins from a single region of Abyssalbus ytuae:
- the recR gene encoding recombination mediator RecR produces the protein MEFSSKLLENAVYEVSQLPGIGKRTALRLVLHLLRQPKDQTNKLSFALQNLRNEIKYCANCHNISDRDICEICANPKRDDSLVCVVEDVRDVMAIENTSQFKGKYHVLGGKISPMDGIGPHDLNIPTLVNKVKSGVVKEVIFALSSTMEGDTTNFYIYKQIEPYNITTSTIARGIAIGDELEYADEITLGRSILNRIPFENSLKSS, from the coding sequence ATGGAGTTTTCATCAAAATTACTTGAAAATGCTGTTTATGAGGTATCCCAGCTTCCGGGCATAGGTAAACGCACAGCATTGCGTTTAGTATTGCATTTACTTCGTCAACCTAAAGACCAAACCAATAAATTATCATTTGCATTACAAAATCTCAGGAACGAAATAAAATATTGTGCCAATTGTCATAATATTTCAGACAGGGATATTTGTGAAATATGTGCCAATCCCAAGCGTGATGATTCTCTGGTATGTGTTGTAGAAGATGTCCGGGATGTAATGGCTATTGAAAATACAAGCCAGTTTAAAGGAAAATACCATGTGCTGGGAGGAAAAATATCTCCTATGGACGGTATTGGCCCTCATGATTTAAATATACCCACCCTGGTGAATAAAGTAAAAAGCGGTGTAGTGAAAGAAGTTATTTTCGCATTAAGTTCTACAATGGAAGGGGACACCACAAATTTTTATATCTATAAACAAATAGAACCATATAATATCACCACCTCTACTATTGCAAGAGGTATAGCAATAGGCGATGAACTTGAGTATGCCGATGAAATAACCCTGGGCAGAAGTATTTTAAACAGGATACCTTTTGAAAACTCTTTAAAAAGTTCCTGA
- a CDS encoding 3'-5' exonuclease encodes MELQLTRPICFFDLETTGINVAKDRIVEISVLKIYPNGNKESKTWLVNPEMPIPKHASDVHGITDEKVANEPTFKELSKEIYNLIKDSDLAGYNSDRFDIPLLAEEMLRADVDFDMKNRVSVDVQTIFHKKEQRTLSAAYKFYCDKNLNDAHSAEADAVATYEVLLSQIERYHDLENDIKFLADFTTRKQMADFAGFIIFDEDGEEIFSFGKHKGKKVEQILEEEPGYFGWLLNADFPLYTKKVLTGIKLRKLNNKLA; translated from the coding sequence ATGGAACTTCAGCTTACCAGGCCAATTTGTTTTTTCGACCTTGAAACCACAGGTATAAATGTTGCAAAAGACAGGATTGTAGAAATCTCTGTCCTTAAAATTTATCCCAATGGGAATAAAGAAAGCAAAACCTGGCTGGTAAACCCCGAAATGCCCATACCGAAACATGCTTCGGATGTTCATGGTATAACCGATGAAAAAGTAGCAAACGAGCCTACCTTTAAAGAACTTTCCAAAGAAATATATAACCTAATTAAAGACAGCGATCTGGCAGGTTATAATTCAGACAGATTTGATATTCCTCTCCTTGCCGAAGAAATGTTAAGGGCAGATGTAGATTTTGATATGAAAAACAGGGTCTCGGTTGATGTTCAGACTATTTTTCATAAAAAAGAACAAAGAACCCTGAGTGCAGCCTATAAGTTTTATTGTGATAAAAATTTGAATGATGCCCATAGTGCCGAAGCCGATGCTGTAGCAACATACGAGGTATTGCTAAGCCAGATAGAACGATACCATGACCTTGAAAATGACATTAAATTTTTGGCCGATTTTACTACCAGAAAGCAAATGGCTGACTTTGCCGGATTTATAATTTTTGATGAAGATGGAGAAGAAATTTTTTCTTTTGGAAAACATAAAGGGAAAAAAGTAGAACAGATTCTAGAAGAAGAACCAGGCTATTTTGGCTGGCTGTTGAATGCTGATTTTCCTTTATATACTAAAAAAGTGTTAACAGGAATTAAACTTAGAAAACTCAATAATAAATTAGCATAG
- a CDS encoding PUR family DNA/RNA-binding protein: MSDKDLLEKDEIFSKVLRAGRRTYFFDVRATKAGDYYLTITESKKFTHDDGSYHYKKHKIYLYKEDFAAFNDILAEMTSYVIDEKGEEVISERHQKDFKKDYSHDEEEKAGSFTDISFDDI; the protein is encoded by the coding sequence ATGAGTGATAAAGATTTATTAGAGAAAGATGAAATTTTCTCTAAAGTTCTAAGAGCAGGAAGAAGAACATATTTCTTTGACGTGAGGGCCACAAAAGCGGGTGATTATTACTTAACCATTACTGAAAGTAAAAAATTTACCCATGACGATGGTTCCTATCATTACAAAAAGCATAAAATTTATCTTTACAAAGAAGATTTTGCAGCTTTTAATGATATTTTAGCAGAAATGACATCTTATGTTATTGATGAAAAAGGTGAAGAAGTAATTTCAGAAAGACACCAAAAAGATTTCAAAAAAGATTACTCTCACGATGAAGAAGAAAAAGCAGGTTCTTTTACAGACATTAGCTTTGACGACATATAA
- a CDS encoding CoA-binding protein, which translates to MKNKTLVFGASLNPVRYSNMAINKLVNNGEKVVAFGLKSGEVAGVKIDTELKKYTDIETVSLYMNPKRQADFYDYIVSLKPDRVIFNPGTENPEFYQILRKNSIETEEACTLVLLSTNQYKAHKGEETV; encoded by the coding sequence ATGAAAAATAAAACTTTAGTATTCGGTGCTTCTTTAAATCCTGTGAGGTATAGTAATATGGCTATCAATAAATTAGTGAATAATGGTGAAAAAGTAGTTGCGTTCGGGCTTAAGAGCGGAGAAGTAGCAGGGGTGAAGATAGATACGGAGTTAAAAAAATATACAGATATTGAAACTGTTAGCTTATACATGAACCCTAAAAGACAAGCTGATTTTTACGATTATATAGTTTCCTTAAAACCGGACAGGGTGATATTTAATCCCGGAACGGAAAATCCGGAATTTTACCAGATTTTACGAAAGAATAGCATTGAAACAGAAGAGGCCTGTACTTTAGTTTTACTTTCTACTAATCAGTACAAGGCCCATAAAGGTGAGGAAACCGTTTAG
- a CDS encoding dihydrolipoamide acetyltransferase family protein → MAKIELKLPQMGESVAEATVTSWLKEIGDTIEADEAILEVATDKVDSEVPSEVEGILVEKFFNVDDVVKVGEVLAIIETEDDEVPGTAEDEVKVEKEESNVPEEIVAEVESTIEKAKEIIDAPLPDFSSSQRFYSPLVRNIAKEEGIALEELEILEGSGKEGRVTRDDILSYVEERKKMLSGNQQTSDAKPKTSGEEHTNKPTVSKAVVTTPAVIETSAEDEVVEMSRMGKIIASHMRESLDTSAHVQSFIEVDVTNIVNWRNRVKKEFETREGEKLTFTPIFMEVVAKTLKDYPLLNISVQGDKIIKKKNVNLGMATALPDGNLIVPVIKNADQLNLVGMAKIVNDLANRARLNQLKPDEIKDGTYTVTNIGSFGSVFGTPIINQPQVGILALGAIRKVPAVIETPEGDSIGIRHKMYLTHSYDHRVVNGALGGLFIKRVAEYLEGWNSNREI, encoded by the coding sequence ATGGCAAAAATTGAACTCAAATTACCGCAAATGGGAGAAAGTGTTGCTGAAGCAACTGTAACTTCATGGTTAAAAGAAATAGGAGATACTATTGAAGCCGATGAAGCAATACTGGAAGTCGCTACCGACAAAGTGGACTCTGAAGTGCCCAGTGAAGTTGAAGGTATTCTTGTAGAGAAATTTTTTAATGTTGATGATGTTGTAAAAGTAGGAGAGGTATTAGCCATTATAGAAACCGAAGACGATGAAGTTCCCGGCACAGCAGAAGATGAGGTCAAAGTTGAAAAAGAAGAAAGTAATGTGCCTGAAGAAATAGTAGCCGAAGTAGAAAGTACAATTGAAAAAGCAAAAGAGATCATTGATGCTCCTCTTCCCGATTTTTCCTCCTCACAAAGGTTTTATTCCCCTTTGGTAAGAAACATTGCAAAAGAAGAAGGTATAGCGTTGGAAGAACTCGAGATACTGGAAGGAAGTGGAAAAGAAGGCAGGGTAACCAGAGATGACATTTTATCATATGTTGAAGAAAGAAAAAAAATGTTATCGGGAAATCAGCAAACCTCAGATGCAAAACCAAAAACAAGCGGAGAAGAACACACTAATAAACCAACAGTTTCAAAAGCGGTAGTAACCACTCCGGCTGTTATAGAAACTTCTGCCGAAGACGAGGTAGTTGAAATGTCTCGTATGGGAAAAATTATCGCTTCTCACATGAGAGAAAGTTTAGATACCTCTGCACATGTACAAAGTTTTATAGAAGTAGATGTGACTAATATTGTAAACTGGAGAAATCGCGTTAAAAAAGAATTTGAAACGAGAGAGGGAGAAAAGCTCACTTTTACCCCCATTTTTATGGAAGTAGTAGCAAAAACCCTTAAAGATTACCCATTGCTAAATATATCGGTACAGGGAGACAAAATTATCAAAAAGAAAAATGTGAACCTGGGTATGGCAACCGCTTTGCCCGATGGTAATTTAATAGTACCTGTTATTAAAAATGCCGATCAGTTAAATTTAGTAGGTATGGCAAAAATAGTAAACGATCTTGCCAACAGGGCAAGGTTAAACCAGTTAAAGCCCGATGAAATTAAAGATGGCACCTACACGGTAACCAACATAGGTTCTTTTGGAAGTGTTTTCGGTACCCCGATAATAAACCAGCCTCAGGTAGGTATATTAGCCCTTGGAGCAATAAGAAAGGTTCCTGCAGTTATAGAAACTCCCGAAGGAGATTCCATAGGAATACGGCATAAAATGTATTTAACTCACAGTTATGATCACAGGGTTGTAAACGGAGCCCTGGGCGGGTTATTTATAAAAAGGGTAGCCGAGTATTTGGAAGGATGGAATAGTAACAGGGAAATTTAA
- the ftsY gene encoding signal recognition particle-docking protein FtsY yields MSLFKKIFSSEKKETLDKGLEKTKTNFFSKLSKAVAGKSKVDDDVLDNLEEVLVSSDVGVNTTLKIIERIEERVLRDKYLGTDELNQLLREEIAGLLSETNVGEEVDFSIPNQKKPYVIMVVGVNGVGKTTTIGKLAYQFKKQGKKVVLGAADTFRAAAIDQLQVWADRVEVPIVKQNMGSDPASVAYDTLKSAVAQNADVVIIDTAGRLHNKINLMNELTKVKRVMQKVVDSAPHEVLLVLDGSTGQNAFEQAKQFTKATEVTSLAVTKLDGTAKGGVVIGISDQFKIPVKYIGVGEGIEDLQVFNKYEFVDSFFK; encoded by the coding sequence ATGAGTTTATTTAAAAAGATATTTTCCTCTGAAAAGAAAGAAACTCTTGATAAAGGGTTAGAAAAAACAAAAACAAATTTCTTCTCCAAGCTTAGTAAAGCTGTTGCAGGAAAATCCAAAGTTGATGATGATGTATTGGATAACCTGGAAGAAGTCCTTGTATCTAGTGATGTGGGAGTAAATACTACTCTTAAAATTATTGAACGTATTGAAGAACGGGTATTAAGAGATAAATATCTTGGTACCGATGAATTAAATCAACTATTAAGAGAAGAAATAGCAGGATTATTATCCGAAACCAATGTGGGAGAAGAGGTTGATTTTTCCATACCCAATCAAAAAAAACCATACGTAATTATGGTAGTAGGTGTAAATGGCGTTGGTAAAACTACTACTATTGGTAAATTAGCATATCAATTTAAAAAGCAGGGTAAAAAAGTTGTTTTAGGAGCAGCTGATACTTTTAGGGCAGCTGCCATTGACCAGCTTCAGGTATGGGCAGACAGGGTAGAGGTACCCATTGTTAAACAAAACATGGGAAGCGATCCTGCCTCTGTAGCTTACGATACATTAAAATCAGCCGTAGCCCAAAATGCCGATGTGGTTATTATTGATACTGCCGGACGATTGCACAATAAAATTAACCTGATGAATGAACTAACCAAGGTGAAACGTGTAATGCAAAAAGTAGTAGATAGTGCCCCTCATGAGGTGTTACTTGTTTTAGACGGATCTACAGGTCAGAATGCATTTGAGCAGGCAAAACAATTTACAAAAGCAACTGAAGTAACATCGTTGGCGGTAACCAAACTGGACGGTACTGCAAAAGGAGGAGTAGTAATTGGAATTTCAGATCAGTTTAAAATACCCGTAAAATACATTGGAGTAGGAGAAGGGATAGAAGATTTGCAGGTATTTAACAAATATGAATTTGTTGATTCTTTTTTTAAATAA
- the rpmG gene encoding 50S ribosomal protein L33 has protein sequence MAKKGNRVQVILECTEHKESGMPGTSRYITTKNKKNTPDRMELKKFNPILKKMTVHKEIK, from the coding sequence ATGGCAAAAAAGGGTAACAGAGTTCAGGTTATTTTAGAGTGTACAGAGCATAAAGAATCTGGTATGCCAGGTACCTCTCGTTATATTACGACTAAAAACAAAAAAAATACTCCGGATAGAATGGAATTGAAAAAATTTAATCCTATCCTGAAGAAAATGACAGTTCACAAAGAAATTAAATAA
- a CDS encoding sodium:solute symporter, which produces MQPVHILLVIAAYFILLIFISYLTGKEDSNENFFKAKRQSPWYVVAFGMIGASLSGVTFISVPGWVEASKFSYMQVVFGYILGYLIIGSILLPLYYRLNLTSIYTYLEQRFGNYSYKTGASFFLISRIVGASFRLFLVANVLQVIIFDEMGVPFWLTVTITILLIWVYTFKSGIKTIVWTDTLQTLFMLTAVGVSIYFAYNSLDIGKTGLISYISDSELSKMFFFDDYKSKDYFWKQFFSGAFIAVVMTGLDQDMMQKNLTCKSLKEAQKNMFWFTIVLTVVNFIFLTLGLLLTAYAQKNGIDAHKDNLFPIIAKNHLGIIVFIFFLIGLIAAAYSSADSALTSLTTSFSIDILNIEKKYNEKEQIAIRKKIHVLASIVLIGVIIVFKYLIKNESVIAKLFVFAGYTYGPLLGLYAFGLFTKWKVKDTYVPLIAIIAPIIAYFISTATIQWFNFDFGFFILVLNGFLTFMGLVLISRK; this is translated from the coding sequence ATGCAACCTGTTCATATTCTCCTTGTAATAGCGGCTTACTTTATCTTACTTATTTTTATTTCATACTTAACCGGTAAAGAAGACAGCAATGAAAATTTTTTCAAAGCAAAACGACAATCTCCCTGGTATGTGGTAGCCTTCGGGATGATTGGGGCTTCGTTGTCCGGAGTCACCTTTATTTCGGTTCCGGGTTGGGTTGAAGCTTCCAAATTCAGTTATATGCAGGTAGTTTTCGGGTATATTTTGGGCTACCTGATAATAGGGTCCATTCTTCTACCTTTATATTACAGACTTAATCTTACTTCTATTTATACTTATTTAGAGCAACGCTTCGGGAATTATAGTTATAAAACAGGTGCCTCATTTTTTTTAATTTCAAGAATTGTAGGAGCCAGTTTCAGGTTATTCCTGGTTGCCAATGTACTTCAGGTTATTATATTTGATGAAATGGGAGTTCCGTTCTGGCTTACGGTTACCATAACCATATTGCTTATTTGGGTTTATACTTTTAAAAGTGGTATTAAAACTATTGTATGGACCGATACTCTGCAAACCCTTTTTATGCTCACTGCTGTTGGAGTAAGTATATATTTTGCTTATAACTCTCTGGATATAGGCAAAACAGGTTTAATAAGTTATATATCGGACAGTGAATTGTCTAAAATGTTCTTTTTTGACGACTATAAGAGCAAAGACTATTTCTGGAAACAATTTTTTTCCGGGGCCTTTATTGCTGTTGTCATGACAGGACTGGACCAGGATATGATGCAAAAAAACCTGACTTGCAAATCACTTAAAGAGGCACAAAAAAACATGTTCTGGTTTACCATCGTTTTAACGGTTGTAAACTTTATTTTTTTAACCTTAGGTTTATTACTTACAGCCTATGCCCAAAAAAATGGCATAGATGCCCATAAAGACAATCTGTTCCCTATTATTGCCAAAAACCATTTGGGTATTATCGTGTTTATTTTCTTTTTAATAGGATTAATTGCAGCTGCATACAGCAGCGCAGACAGTGCTTTAACATCGCTTACTACTTCATTTAGCATTGATATTTTAAACATAGAAAAAAAATACAACGAGAAAGAACAAATTGCCATTAGAAAAAAAATTCATGTATTGGCTTCAATAGTTTTAATTGGAGTGATTATAGTTTTTAAATACCTTATAAAGAATGAAAGTGTAATCGCAAAGTTATTCGTATTTGCCGGATATACATATGGACCCTTACTCGGGCTTTATGCTTTCGGACTCTTTACCAAATGGAAAGTGAAAGATACTTACGTTCCGTTAATAGCAATTATTGCCCCGATAATTGCTTATTTTATAAGCACGGCAACCATACAGTGGTTTAATTTTGATTTTGGTTTTTTTATACTGGTACTAAACGGTTTCCTCACCTTTATGGGCCTTGTACTGATTAGTAGAAAGTAA
- a CDS encoding amidase family protein: MRKIFIALSFLIVVISCKNPNTNVEVKTETESKEITLQQEHENPRMRFKLIQPRYRKNSPWNVFAGDLENFSQSKYNKLKPLIIEKNIYQIQAFIEAGQFTYADLVLFYLYRIKKFEADKNLSLNTIIALNPQALKQARECDANLSKKDSIHPVFGMPILVKDNIGTTGMPTTAGAVVLENNRAKDAFIVEKLKEKGAIILGKVNLSEWAYYFCEDCPLGYSAIGGQTLNPYGRKIFETGGSSSGSGVAVAANYAVAAVGTETAGSILSPSGQNSIVGLKPTVGLLSRSGIVPISTTLDTPGPMTKSVVDNAILLDAMSGKDSTDAASITSQEEFIKIDTSSVTFTGKRFGVFNSLIEEDSIYNKAVEKIKQLGGEIYIFDPPAEATLDNFLTLLNVDMKNDLPAYLSNYASKNITVKSINDIVEFNLKDVYNRAPYNQKIFENIINETTTTEQLSEIKINLELKGRLFFDEAINTHNLDAILSVNNYHAAFAAVAKYPCITVPMGYKASGEPVNLTFVAKPFNEKKLLELGYIFEKATQVRKQPEDYK; encoded by the coding sequence ATGAGAAAAATATTTATTGCCCTTTCCTTTCTTATTGTGGTTATATCATGCAAAAATCCGAATACTAATGTAGAGGTAAAGACAGAGACAGAATCAAAAGAAATAACTCTTCAACAGGAACACGAAAATCCAAGAATGAGATTCAAACTTATTCAACCGCGTTACAGGAAAAATTCTCCATGGAATGTTTTTGCTGGTGATTTGGAAAACTTTTCCCAAAGTAAGTACAACAAATTGAAACCTTTAATTATTGAAAAAAATATATATCAAATTCAGGCATTTATAGAAGCAGGACAGTTTACATATGCTGATTTGGTATTGTTTTACCTCTATAGGATAAAGAAGTTTGAAGCAGATAAGAATTTATCGTTAAACACAATAATAGCATTAAATCCTCAAGCTTTAAAACAAGCAAGAGAGTGTGACGCTAATCTTTCGAAAAAGGACAGTATTCATCCTGTTTTCGGGATGCCCATATTAGTAAAAGACAATATAGGCACTACCGGTATGCCCACTACGGCAGGAGCGGTAGTGCTTGAGAATAATAGAGCGAAGGACGCTTTTATAGTAGAAAAACTAAAAGAAAAAGGAGCAATAATTCTGGGAAAAGTAAATTTGAGTGAATGGGCATATTATTTTTGTGAGGATTGTCCATTGGGATATTCGGCTATTGGAGGCCAAACTTTAAACCCCTATGGAAGAAAGATTTTTGAAACCGGAGGTTCCAGTTCAGGAAGCGGAGTGGCAGTGGCAGCTAACTATGCTGTTGCAGCGGTGGGAACTGAAACAGCAGGTTCTATATTATCACCCTCCGGGCAAAATTCAATAGTGGGCCTTAAACCCACTGTAGGATTACTCAGCAGATCGGGGATTGTGCCAATTTCCACAACCTTAGACACTCCGGGACCCATGACAAAAAGTGTGGTGGATAATGCTATTTTGCTGGATGCTATGTCAGGAAAAGATTCCACAGATGCTGCATCGATAACTTCTCAGGAAGAATTTATAAAAATAGATACTTCATCAGTCACCTTTACCGGTAAACGTTTCGGGGTTTTTAATTCTTTAATAGAAGAAGATTCGATATATAATAAGGCGGTAGAAAAGATAAAACAACTTGGAGGGGAAATCTATATATTTGATCCCCCGGCCGAGGCCACGTTGGATAACTTTTTAACGTTACTGAATGTTGATATGAAAAATGATTTACCAGCTTATTTAAGCAATTATGCCAGTAAAAATATTACTGTGAAATCCATTAATGATATAGTAGAGTTTAACTTGAAAGATGTTTATAACAGGGCACCTTATAATCAAAAAATATTTGAAAATATTATAAATGAAACTACTACAACCGAACAATTATCTGAAATAAAGATAAACCTGGAACTCAAAGGAAGATTATTTTTTGATGAGGCAATAAACACCCATAATTTAGATGCCATACTTTCTGTAAATAATTATCATGCAGCGTTTGCAGCAGTGGCCAAATATCCTTGTATAACAGTACCAATGGGATATAAAGCCAGTGGAGAACCTGTTAATTTAACATTTGTAGCCAAACCTTTTAACGAAAAAAAATTACTCGAACTGGGATACATTTTTGAAAAAGCAACTCAGGTACGAAAGCAACCGGAAGATTATAAATAG
- a CDS encoding Hpt domain-containing protein, which yields MNYTLDKVKELADGDEDFVKSVIGVFIQEVPQDVKKLKESIEEQDFLKIYQSAHKIKSNVDLFGMDEAKELILKTEAEAQGNKCIFQVESYFSQLEEIINLTIIELEVKYKG from the coding sequence ATGAACTATACATTAGATAAAGTAAAAGAACTGGCAGACGGAGATGAAGATTTTGTAAAATCTGTTATTGGAGTTTTTATCCAGGAAGTACCCCAGGATGTAAAAAAACTTAAAGAATCCATTGAGGAACAAGACTTTTTGAAAATATATCAGAGTGCGCATAAAATCAAGTCTAATGTAGACCTTTTTGGCATGGATGAAGCCAAAGAACTCATTTTAAAAACAGAAGCCGAAGCACAAGGAAATAAATGTATTTTCCAGGTAGAGTCTTATTTTTCACAATTAGAAGAAATCATTAATTTAACCATTATAGAATTAGAGGTTAAATACAAAGGTTAA
- a CDS encoding DUF4295 domain-containing protein, producing the protein MAKKTVATLQTSSKRLTKAIKMVKSPKTGAYTFIESVMAPELVNDWLNKK; encoded by the coding sequence ATGGCAAAGAAAACGGTAGCAACATTACAAACAAGTTCAAAGAGATTAACTAAAGCTATAAAGATGGTTAAATCTCCTAAAACCGGCGCTTACACTTTTATCGAGTCTGTTATGGCTCCGGAATTGGTAAACGATTGGTTGAATAAAAAATAA
- a CDS encoding fumarylacetoacetate hydrolase family protein, which yields MKIICIGRNYTDHIHELANEKPADPVIFIKPDTSILKTAQDFFIPDFTDNVHYEVEILVKISKIGKHISQRFAHKYYEQIGLGIDFTARDVQQKLKEKGLPWEKAKAFDDSAVVGAWLPKSEFDDLNNINFHLAKNGEIVQQGNTSLMLWKIDELIEYISQYFTLKIGDIIYTGTPAGVGKIAENDILEGFIENKKMFSVKVK from the coding sequence ATGAAAATTATTTGTATAGGCAGAAATTACACTGACCACATACACGAACTGGCTAATGAAAAACCGGCCGATCCGGTAATCTTCATAAAACCGGATACTTCTATATTAAAAACAGCACAGGATTTTTTTATTCCGGATTTTACAGATAATGTTCATTATGAAGTGGAAATTCTGGTAAAAATTAGTAAAATAGGCAAACATATCAGTCAAAGGTTTGCCCATAAATATTATGAACAAATAGGGTTGGGAATTGATTTTACCGCCAGAGATGTTCAACAAAAATTAAAAGAAAAAGGTTTGCCATGGGAAAAAGCCAAAGCCTTTGATGATTCGGCAGTTGTAGGAGCATGGTTACCTAAAAGTGAGTTTGATGATTTAAATAATATAAATTTTCATCTGGCTAAAAACGGGGAAATTGTCCAACAAGGAAATACAAGCTTGATGCTTTGGAAAATTGATGAACTTATAGAATATATCTCTCAGTATTTTACACTAAAAATAGGTGACATTATTTATACAGGTACACCAGCCGGAGTAGGTAAGATAGCTGAGAATGATATATTGGAAGGTTTTATTGAAAATAAAAAAATGTTTTCTGTAAAAGTTAAATAA
- a CDS encoding competence/damage-inducible protein A produces the protein MLAEIITIGDEILIGQIVDSNSAFIAQKLNEIGISVYQITSVQDNREHILAALKEAQQKVNIVIITGGLGPTKDDITKHTLCDYFDDKLIQNNEVLKHVEYLFQKYLTTPISDLNRKQALVPSKAQVLTNRFGTAPGMWLEKEEVVFISLPGVPYEMKALMEYEVLPRLQEKFHRPVIIHKTILTYGLGESAIAEKIEDWEDNLPKPIKLAYLPNLGKVRLRLTAKGDNKDVLEKEVDEQIKKLYKIIGDIILGTEENGDTIEAVIGRILIKKGYTLSTAESCTGGKIAENLTSVPGASNYFKGGFITYATEAKKNILGVPEDLIGTYSVVSAEVAEAMAVNSKKLLKTDFSVATTGNAGPSKGDSDAEIGTVFIALATPQRVFSEKFNFGNNRERVINKAVSKAFEMLQKEILKN, from the coding sequence ATGCTGGCAGAAATAATAACCATTGGAGATGAAATTCTCATAGGACAGATAGTCGATAGCAATTCTGCCTTTATTGCCCAAAAACTTAATGAAATTGGTATTTCGGTTTATCAGATAACTTCTGTACAGGATAACAGGGAACACATACTTGCAGCCCTAAAAGAGGCACAGCAAAAAGTAAATATTGTGATTATAACCGGTGGTTTGGGGCCTACAAAAGACGATATTACCAAACATACTTTATGTGATTATTTTGATGATAAACTTATTCAGAATAATGAGGTGTTAAAACATGTTGAATATCTCTTTCAAAAATATCTCACCACTCCCATATCCGATTTAAACAGAAAACAGGCATTGGTTCCTTCAAAGGCTCAGGTTTTAACAAACAGGTTTGGAACAGCCCCCGGCATGTGGCTTGAAAAAGAAGAAGTAGTCTTTATTTCATTACCTGGTGTACCATATGAAATGAAAGCGTTAATGGAATATGAAGTTTTACCGCGGCTTCAGGAAAAATTCCATCGTCCGGTAATTATACACAAAACCATTTTAACATACGGGTTGGGAGAAAGTGCTATTGCTGAAAAAATTGAAGATTGGGAAGATAATTTACCAAAACCAATAAAGCTGGCTTATTTGCCAAATTTAGGTAAAGTTAGATTGAGACTCACTGCCAAAGGTGATAATAAAGATGTATTGGAAAAAGAAGTAGATGAGCAAATAAAAAAATTGTATAAAATTATCGGCGATATTATTCTGGGCACTGAAGAAAATGGAGATACTATAGAAGCAGTTATTGGCAGAATACTTATAAAGAAAGGATATACATTATCAACCGCAGAAAGTTGTACAGGAGGAAAAATAGCTGAAAATTTAACCTCAGTGCCCGGTGCATCAAACTATTTTAAAGGGGGTTTTATAACCTATGCAACCGAAGCAAAAAAGAATATTTTAGGAGTTCCTGAAGATTTAATCGGCACATACTCTGTAGTTAGTGCTGAGGTAGCGGAGGCGATGGCAGTAAATTCTAAAAAATTGCTTAAAACAGACTTTTCTGTAGCAACAACTGGAAATGCAGGCCCATCTAAAGGCGATTCCGATGCTGAAATAGGAACAGTTTTCATAGCTTTAGCAACTCCTCAAAGGGTTTTTTCAGAAAAATTCAATTTTGGGAATAATCGTGAAAGAGTAATAAATAAAGCAGTTTCCAAAGCTTTTGAAATGTTACAAAAAGAAATTTTAAAAAATTAA
- the rpmB gene encoding 50S ribosomal protein L28 produces the protein MSRVCELTGKKAMVGNNVSHAMNKTKRKFGVNLTKKRFYIPEEDRWVTLKVSTSALKTINKKGISAVLKEAKEKGFIK, from the coding sequence ATGTCAAGAGTTTGTGAACTTACCGGAAAGAAAGCAATGGTGGGAAATAATGTTTCTCACGCAATGAACAAAACCAAACGTAAATTTGGAGTTAATTTAACCAAAAAACGTTTTTATATTCCTGAAGAAGACAGATGGGTAACTTTAAAAGTATCTACATCTGCATTAAAAACAATAAATAAAAAAGGAATATCTGCAGTTTTAAAAGAAGCTAAAGAAAAAGGATTTATAAAATAA